The following proteins come from a genomic window of Acidobacteriota bacterium:
- a CDS encoding polymer-forming cytoskeletal protein, protein MSKILKNSSPGDLNGFLDAGCEVRGELRFKNTFRVHGHFNGTVESEGELIVGEGGVLEGVVKVGELSVSGRLEGQVEAKRRIEIGVNGHVEGEISAPALVIASGAFFQGQCKMSPAEDQRPSRPSIVDGGKQAPAPEAADPALQRFALPGGTASSGESSTGEGGRR, encoded by the coding sequence ATGTCGAAGATCCTCAAGAACAGCTCCCCGGGCGACCTGAACGGCTTCCTCGATGCCGGCTGCGAGGTCCGGGGGGAACTCCGATTCAAGAACACCTTCCGGGTCCACGGCCACTTCAACGGCACGGTGGAATCGGAAGGCGAGTTGATCGTCGGCGAAGGCGGCGTGCTGGAAGGTGTCGTCAAGGTGGGCGAACTCAGCGTCTCAGGGCGGCTCGAAGGTCAGGTGGAGGCGAAGAGGCGGATTGAGATCGGCGTGAACGGTCACGTTGAGGGCGAGATCAGTGCACCCGCTCTTGTCATCGCGAGCGGGGCGTTCTTCCAGGGTCAGTGCAAGATGAGTCCCGCCGAGGACCAGCGTCCCTCGAGACCGTCCATCGTGGATGGCGGCAAGCAGGCTCCGGCGCCGGAGGCTGCCGATCCGGCTCTGCAGCGATTCGCTCTGCCGGGGGGGACGGCCTCGTCCGGCGAGTCGTCGACGGGTGAGGGTGGGCGGCGCTAG
- a CDS encoding ParB/RepB/Spo0J family partition protein: MSSRRRGLGRGLDELFADSGARSPAAPRVERELPVAELEPNSRQPRDRFDEEALSELADSIAQIGVLQPIVVTGGPDRGGRYRIVAGERRWRAARKAGLETVPVVFRDVDDEREMLRLALVENLQRSDLNPLEEAKAFRTLSDDFGLSQQEIAGRLGRSRAAVANALRLLRLPAAVQEQLQSGGLTAGQARPLLALGDEQSQIELGIRAERESLSARELERIAAGLRTKPAAKRRAAKPEGDPHTAAAVERLTRRLQTRVEISRRRRGGGVLKIHFHSEPELIRIYERLSAE, encoded by the coding sequence GTGAGCAGCAGACGGCGTGGCCTCGGTCGTGGGCTGGATGAGTTGTTCGCCGACAGCGGGGCTCGTTCTCCGGCGGCGCCGCGGGTGGAACGCGAGTTGCCGGTGGCGGAGCTCGAACCGAACAGCCGGCAGCCGCGCGACCGGTTCGACGAGGAGGCCCTGTCGGAACTGGCGGACTCGATTGCCCAGATCGGAGTGCTCCAGCCGATCGTCGTCACCGGTGGCCCGGATCGCGGCGGCCGCTACCGGATCGTCGCCGGCGAGCGTCGCTGGCGGGCGGCGCGGAAGGCTGGTCTGGAGACGGTGCCGGTCGTCTTTCGAGACGTGGACGACGAGCGCGAAATGCTTCGCCTCGCCCTGGTCGAGAACCTCCAGCGCTCCGATCTGAACCCGCTGGAAGAGGCGAAGGCCTTCCGGACCCTCAGCGACGACTTCGGGCTTTCGCAGCAGGAGATTGCCGGCAGGCTCGGCCGGAGCAGGGCAGCCGTGGCCAATGCCCTCCGCCTGCTTCGCTTGCCTGCCGCGGTGCAGGAGCAGTTGCAGTCCGGAGGGCTGACGGCGGGTCAGGCTCGTCCGTTGCTGGCGCTTGGCGACGAACAGAGCCAGATCGAACTCGGCATCCGCGCGGAGCGCGAATCCCTCAGTGCGCGAGAGCTGGAGCGCATCGCTGCCGGTCTTCGGACGAAGCCTGCCGCGAAGCGGAGGGCGGCCAAACCGGAGGGCGATCCCCACACGGCCGCCGCCGTCGAGCGGTTAACGCGTAGACTGCAGACCCGCGTCGAAATCAGCCGGCGCCGCCGGGGTGGCGGCGTCCTGAAGATCCACTTCCACTCCGAACCCGAGCTGATCCGCATCTACGAGCGGTTGTCGGCGGAGTGA